A genomic stretch from Candidatus Nitrotoga arctica includes:
- a CDS encoding ferritin-like domain-containing protein, which yields MDKDAVLKILNRIMELELAGVVRYTHYALMVYGYNRIPIVDWLQKQAEEGLVHARQAGELVTWLGGHPSLGIGPLLETHTHDIGDIMRESLAHEVEALQAYYELLALAKDKDVRLEEYARNMIAQETAHQDEVNKMLRKPGQTDAFSATGR from the coding sequence ATGGACAAAGACGCCGTACTGAAAATACTTAATCGCATCATGGAACTGGAACTGGCCGGTGTGGTGCGCTACACCCATTACGCGTTGATGGTGTACGGCTACAATCGCATCCCCATCGTTGACTGGCTGCAGAAACAAGCCGAGGAGGGGCTGGTTCACGCACGTCAGGCCGGTGAGCTGGTGACCTGGCTGGGTGGGCACCCGTCGCTAGGCATCGGCCCTCTGCTGGAAACTCACACCCATGATATCGGCGACATTATGCGCGAATCGCTGGCGCACGAAGTAGAGGCACTGCAGGCTTATTACGAATTGCTTGCTCTCGCTAAGGACAAGGATGTTCGGCTCGAAGAATATGCTCGCAACATGATCGCTCAAGAAACCGCGCATCAGGATGAGGTGAACAAGATGTTGCGCAAGCCGGGACAGACTGATGCATTCTCGGCCACAGGAAGGTAG
- a CDS encoding YncE family protein → MKLFLMITRAAILILSLSLLSSCAELENKLSGKTPPRVYVANESSNSVTVIDALTFKVIATVDPKNFSTHDLALSRDGTRLYATNLASGRLSVIDTKALETIASIYTGSRCHVVALTNDNRFAWVANIGDDTISIVDTEGYRIVGTLAVGKGPTGLTFSRDGSFAYVSNQGDKTVAVVDTTTYQLIKTIPVGSNPHFLTLGPDGRIWGANSGGNDIYVIDPATQTKVATFEVGPNPQQIAFAYKGMVGPNAYVTVSGANNVAVVNINNTRMQVVERIPVGDKPNGILANTEGTRIYVGNEGSNNLHVIDTGTNALLATVPVGLKPIRVVMSRN, encoded by the coding sequence ATGAAGCTTTTTTTAATGATAACCCGTGCTGCAATTTTAATACTCTCACTCAGTCTGCTTTCAAGCTGCGCCGAACTTGAAAATAAACTTTCAGGTAAAACACCTCCGCGTGTTTATGTTGCTAATGAGAGTTCTAACTCAGTTACCGTGATTGACGCGCTGACGTTCAAGGTGATTGCCACCGTCGACCCCAAAAATTTCTCGACCCATGATCTTGCGTTATCCCGTGATGGAACGCGCTTATACGCGACTAACCTTGCTTCAGGGCGGCTTTCTGTCATTGATACAAAAGCACTGGAAACGATTGCGTCAATTTACACCGGTAGCCGCTGCCATGTGGTTGCACTCACCAATGACAACCGGTTTGCCTGGGTTGCCAATATTGGCGATGACACGATCTCCATAGTGGATACGGAGGGCTACCGAATTGTGGGTACGCTAGCTGTCGGAAAAGGTCCTACCGGCCTGACGTTTTCTCGGGACGGCAGTTTCGCCTATGTGAGCAATCAAGGCGACAAAACCGTTGCAGTGGTTGACACCACCACCTATCAGCTAATCAAAACCATTCCAGTTGGATCCAACCCGCATTTTTTGACGCTGGGACCTGATGGGCGTATCTGGGGAGCCAATTCCGGGGGTAATGACATTTATGTGATCGACCCCGCCACTCAGACCAAAGTTGCAACCTTTGAGGTAGGCCCCAATCCACAGCAAATTGCTTTCGCTTACAAAGGCATGGTGGGCCCTAATGCATATGTCACCGTGAGTGGTGCGAATAATGTCGCCGTTGTAAACATCAATAACACCAGAATGCAGGTTGTTGAACGCATTCCGGTGGGTGATAAGCCCAATGGCATTCTGGCGAACACGGAAGGCACCCGTATTTATGTCGGGAATGAGGGTTCTAACAACTTGCATGTGATCGATACCGGTACCAATGCACTCCTCGCCACGGTACCCGTAGGCCTCAAACCCATCAGGGTGGTGATGTCGCGCAATTAG
- a CDS encoding nuclear transport factor 2 family protein, producing MGTATTIVKQVYEAFGRGDVPAILNLIADEVDWEFVGSTNLPYAGRRKNPKEVADFFAAVAQSEDIHAFEPREFIEANEHITVLGWEDTTVRDTNKKFESEWIHVFTVKNGKITRWRGFLNTAAHYGL from the coding sequence ATGGGAACAGCTACCACTATCGTGAAACAAGTTTACGAGGCATTTGGCCGCGGGGATGTACCGGCGATTCTGAATCTGATCGCTGACGAAGTCGATTGGGAGTTCGTTGGTTCGACGAATTTACCTTATGCCGGTCGGCGAAAAAATCCTAAAGAAGTGGCCGATTTTTTTGCGGCGGTGGCGCAGTCCGAAGATATACATGCCTTCGAGCCGCGCGAATTTATCGAGGCCAATGAGCATATCACCGTGCTGGGCTGGGAGGATACAACTGTGCGTGACACCAACAAAAAATTTGAGAGCGAATGGATTCATGTGTTCACAGTAAAAAACGGCAAAATTACCCGTTGGCGGGGGTTTCTCAACACAGCTGCGCATTACGGATTGTAG
- a CDS encoding FecR family protein has product MNHSGYLGMPQINSRNKQYVVLLLWALCVSGFILFTPVTARAESAAVGIAKNAKGSLVVVRVDGIEERLRGKGALALFEGDVLRTDDKSVALIELKNGIQVGLNRNTSFKIVSRWEKESGITRILRLKQGMLWVKISGGPQQLEVETPVAIAIVKGTEFIIEGLQNGNSVLTVIEGLVEFGTALGTCPIRTSTVSYAEQGKKCTKPVITDVKTAANWTAELSGTAAASVPDSAVTSLPVFWPPPDASTHQKIPRELLVPNNTQAQTWASVAARLEKALTDNGYSSPGYYAVPEGFALISQLERINRDATPSPPNIRWKIKVDPASIKSFNLESYLKALLGKDEGLFRVIAFVFTPVPIITSGEKIDIEEAKLWVGKGGSKLPKVLSKQIYDEDMEATALIYEFEIPSRREPARLNKPSEHNGQQHLKAANILKALGG; this is encoded by the coding sequence ATGAATCATTCAGGCTACCTCGGCATGCCTCAAATAAACAGCCGGAACAAACAATATGTTGTTCTGCTTCTGTGGGCTCTGTGCGTATCTGGGTTTATTTTGTTTACACCTGTTACAGCCCGAGCTGAGAGTGCGGCTGTCGGCATTGCCAAGAACGCCAAGGGCTCACTGGTCGTAGTGAGAGTGGATGGAATAGAGGAGCGTTTGCGGGGAAAAGGTGCGCTGGCGCTTTTTGAAGGAGATGTATTGCGCACAGATGACAAGAGCGTCGCACTGATAGAACTGAAAAACGGTATTCAGGTAGGACTTAACCGGAACACCAGCTTCAAGATTGTTTCACGCTGGGAAAAAGAAAGCGGGATAACACGCATTCTCCGCCTGAAACAGGGCATGTTATGGGTCAAAATCAGTGGCGGGCCGCAGCAATTAGAAGTTGAAACGCCCGTGGCCATTGCCATAGTTAAAGGGACTGAATTCATCATTGAAGGCTTACAAAACGGCAACAGTGTTTTAACAGTCATAGAAGGTCTGGTGGAGTTTGGCACCGCTTTGGGTACGTGCCCTATCCGTACGTCTACGGTCAGTTATGCGGAACAAGGCAAGAAATGCACCAAACCAGTGATTACTGATGTCAAGACTGCCGCCAATTGGACGGCAGAGCTAAGCGGTACTGCAGCAGCATCAGTTCCAGATTCAGCTGTAACCTCGCTACCGGTATTCTGGCCGCCACCGGATGCTTCAACGCATCAAAAAATCCCGCGTGAACTCCTTGTGCCAAATAATACCCAGGCACAAACCTGGGCAAGCGTAGCCGCCAGGCTAGAAAAAGCACTGACTGATAACGGCTATTCCAGCCCTGGATATTATGCTGTTCCGGAAGGATTTGCGTTGATCAGCCAGCTTGAACGAATCAACCGAGATGCCACGCCCTCTCCACCCAATATACGCTGGAAAATAAAAGTTGATCCAGCCAGTATCAAGTCTTTCAATTTGGAATCTTACCTGAAGGCGTTGCTGGGTAAGGATGAAGGACTTTTTCGGGTTATTGCGTTCGTTTTTACCCCCGTTCCCATTATTACCAGCGGGGAAAAAATCGATATAGAAGAAGCAAAGCTTTGGGTCGGCAAAGGTGGTTCAAAGCTTCCCAAAGTCCTGTCGAAGCAAATTTATGATGAGGATATGGAAGCTACCGCTTTGATATATGAATTCGAAATCCCCAGCCGTAGAGAACCTGCCAGGCTGAATAAACCTTCCGAGCATAATGGCCAGCAACACTTGAAAGCAGCCAACATCTTGAAGGCGCTAGGGGGCTAA
- a CDS encoding cytochrome c gives MKTSIWLATMAVAAIAALAWFTKQPEIAQAEIATQPSVAQAQMTSQQNSAYTDNEFHSGEVGLSPSARAGREIWFKATAGNERFHTYTFQQRVGVLIDWFRVLRGDQREQRFQTWGLINDPGCCTPGSPNCPAKSREETYGFDWCPGDETLLKFVGKSGYRDPACDFKDAPAESADPKGHQDGREDACNLAFGTSTGALGFRKFPNPKFDPVAWKKLNGSLGTWEGYDRKISSDPKRNDAKLSRLSDGSIEPPFRIGMACGACHIAFNPAKPPTDSAHPKWENITGLVGNQYIRISEIIVSGMPSDTLEWQVFAHARPGTSDTSAIPTDQINNAGTINALINIAQRPVHDNTQVLRWRKAEVCPSGAKEHECWCEPNKPGKCWQRSLKTEAVHHILKGGEDSTGALGAIQRVYFNIGSCAEKCWLNHLTDLRQLDPAARNFGQTPFSIGQCRRECPNFRAIEDRLQDILAFFLSPESAAADLQAARANMHASKVAYGKDDLTADLEQEFGKGAVSRGRTVFAANCARCHSSSKAPAETVDFHALDPKTGLRADWLGSDALAPVSEIGTDRCRALHSNHMQGHVWEEFASENYYARPADPNIPEQNGGGRGYYRNISLLNVWAHAPFLHNNSVGPELCGISTGSYDFYRNSYVDASKPGYPMLSHDKSPVCWKYDPSVDGRFKLYVASMNDLLNPSQRAPKATKLDRDIVLDVGPRVWDGSEEKLIGFSVRIPAGSTAGKVGNFQHKAFIADLIAAKLHPQQLEKNYTTQFGAANAHQLVLAMQDTANAIVQDPGKLVDAIKSARARLPLLGEVYSSCNAEIENDGHRFGEDLSPSDKKALIAFLATL, from the coding sequence ATGAAAACATCAATCTGGCTCGCCACCATGGCCGTTGCAGCCATTGCTGCACTAGCGTGGTTCACAAAGCAACCCGAGATAGCTCAGGCAGAGATCGCAACCCAGCCATCCGTCGCGCAAGCGCAAATGACCAGTCAACAAAACAGCGCCTATACCGATAATGAATTTCATTCTGGCGAAGTTGGCCTCAGTCCAAGTGCGCGTGCGGGACGTGAAATTTGGTTCAAGGCGACCGCGGGCAACGAGCGTTTTCATACGTACACTTTTCAGCAGCGCGTTGGCGTATTAATTGATTGGTTCCGGGTGCTGCGCGGTGACCAGCGTGAACAGCGTTTTCAAACATGGGGGCTAATTAATGATCCCGGCTGCTGCACCCCGGGCAGTCCGAATTGTCCAGCCAAAAGTCGGGAAGAAACCTATGGTTTTGATTGGTGCCCGGGTGATGAGACGCTACTGAAGTTTGTCGGTAAGTCTGGCTATCGTGACCCAGCCTGCGATTTCAAGGACGCACCCGCTGAATCTGCCGACCCCAAAGGACATCAGGATGGACGAGAAGATGCCTGTAACCTGGCCTTTGGTACTTCAACCGGCGCGTTAGGTTTTCGTAAATTTCCCAATCCAAAATTTGATCCGGTGGCGTGGAAAAAACTTAATGGCAGTCTGGGAACGTGGGAAGGCTATGATCGTAAAATCAGCAGTGACCCAAAACGTAATGATGCCAAGCTGAGCCGTCTTAGCGATGGTTCCATTGAACCGCCGTTCCGCATTGGCATGGCATGCGGCGCCTGCCACATTGCATTTAACCCGGCCAAGCCACCCACTGACTCTGCCCATCCAAAATGGGAAAATATTACTGGCCTGGTTGGCAATCAGTACATTCGCATTTCTGAAATCATCGTTTCGGGTATGCCCAGTGACACTCTGGAATGGCAAGTATTTGCTCACGCGCGTCCCGGCACATCCGATACTTCTGCTATCCCTACCGATCAGATCAACAACGCTGGCACTATCAATGCGCTTATCAATATTGCCCAGCGCCCGGTTCACGACAATACCCAAGTTCTCAGGTGGCGCAAGGCTGAGGTCTGCCCCAGCGGTGCGAAAGAACATGAGTGCTGGTGTGAGCCGAATAAGCCCGGCAAGTGCTGGCAACGCAGCCTCAAGACTGAGGCCGTGCACCATATACTCAAGGGCGGTGAAGACTCAACAGGTGCACTAGGTGCAATCCAACGCGTTTATTTCAACATTGGTTCGTGCGCAGAAAAGTGCTGGCTGAATCATCTAACTGATTTACGCCAGCTCGATCCTGCCGCGCGCAACTTTGGTCAGACGCCCTTCAGCATCGGCCAGTGCCGTCGCGAGTGCCCCAATTTCCGCGCCATAGAAGATCGTTTGCAAGACATCCTGGCCTTCTTCCTATCGCCTGAAAGCGCAGCGGCCGATTTGCAAGCTGCACGTGCAAACATGCACGCATCGAAGGTCGCGTATGGCAAAGATGATTTGACTGCTGATCTTGAACAAGAATTCGGCAAGGGCGCGGTCAGTCGTGGCCGCACTGTGTTCGCCGCCAATTGCGCGCGTTGCCATTCCAGCAGCAAAGCGCCGGCAGAGACGGTGGATTTTCACGCGCTTGATCCCAAGACCGGTTTGCGCGCCGACTGGCTTGGAAGTGACGCGCTTGCCCCGGTATCGGAAATTGGCACGGATCGTTGCCGTGCTCTGCACTCCAATCATATGCAAGGGCATGTATGGGAAGAGTTTGCGTCCGAGAACTATTATGCTCGTCCCGCCGACCCGAATATCCCCGAACAGAACGGTGGAGGACGTGGTTATTACCGCAATATTTCATTGCTCAATGTATGGGCACATGCTCCGTTCCTGCACAATAATTCGGTAGGGCCCGAGTTATGTGGGATCAGTACCGGATCATACGACTTTTACCGTAACAGCTATGTCGACGCTAGCAAGCCTGGCTACCCTATGCTGTCGCATGATAAAAGCCCTGTCTGCTGGAAATACGACCCCAGTGTGGATGGTCGCTTCAAGCTGTATGTCGCATCGATGAACGACCTGCTTAATCCGTCACAGCGCGCTCCCAAGGCGACCAAGCTCGATCGGGACATTGTGCTCGATGTTGGCCCACGAGTTTGGGACGGGTCTGAAGAAAAGCTCATCGGCTTCTCAGTACGCATTCCTGCAGGATCGACCGCGGGCAAAGTGGGTAATTTTCAGCACAAGGCCTTCATCGCCGATCTGATCGCGGCCAAGCTGCATCCCCAGCAACTCGAAAAAAACTATACAACACAATTCGGGGCAGCCAACGCACATCAGCTTGTGCTGGCCATGCAGGATACTGCCAATGCCATAGTGCAGGACCCGGGCAAACTGGTTGACGCAATCAAATCGGCCCGCGCGCGACTGCCGCTGTTGGGTGAGGTATATTCCTCATGCAATGCGGAAATCGAAAATGACGGCCATCGTTTTGGCGAGGATCTGTCACCCTCCGACAAAAAAGCACTGATCGCCTTTCTGGCAACGCTTTAA